A genomic window from Candidatus Nitrosoglobus terrae includes:
- a CDS encoding YhdP family protein, whose product MSMVSICRRYFFIILGILTGCILLAGGALWAVIDNNPVMASRWLSTFLNQEAHIDAIDLRWEGFRPQLKLTNIRITDLKTRRQLLAFKEISFAAGSAAKDKSQHVIITGGQLIIEQKPEGCFRILGLQNLNTPCSHHSYPPWWLSKFDQLALVDIIILWNALGLEGKPMGLKIESLRLVNNEDIYRIEGSAILSKGLGKRIKIKAKFDGKEIQDPKSGLLYVKGEGLQLEPWQAYSFFNGLHFTRGTGDLELTLRWDKAALRQSLVKFDWKELGISGNSQAVGIANKISFQQLTGVAHYQQLTKGWSITVPRLSVIRGNQAWPPTSLQIKVEKDPILKLQGQFKFLRLQDIIPIYQLGAQTDSRLSLLLAKIQPAGDLRDIKIILPFGETQAKDWEIFATAENFGTQPWQHWLGCQGLSFKLQLAGGSGQLHMDSHNARLFSNYLEQPVALNTFQGKVIWRLKNGGWQILGDNIQLQNQDLALAGSLQLNKGSGENTPYLDLSLILQEMNLTTLSKYLPASIMKPHLVQWLDQAFLSGQIKTGSLLFQGPVDYFSSDRTQGQFTADLDLSGVTLHYSDQWPVFKQIDGHFHSDGQKIIVNVARGKLFNANIMGITAEITDLSGNVVPLKAVGQALGDSRDVRDFIQQSPLKEEYGGFIERVEVHGNTHINLSLGLAIRGDARHPKVDGELVFTDAYLRQLENLRLEFTAIRGGLHFTEKKLVSKNLTGQLLGRPVKADLSSLPGKSGSDGRVELSLSGRMEAQALAKKWFSSWSPWLQGSANFTTKMILQNGKKFAVTMAQVSSDLKGIKVTLPPPLEKPADQVQKLFLEIYEPIEDKRRFEIAYGEKLQGIFEAEDGELLDPIRGEIRVGGDPPLLPDQGVQLVGVLPNLLVDAWQQVLIKVAQAGSMGNKLKAIILQADQAELFGWHFKKIIIKANRSLAHHWQAQVTAPNLRGVITIPDTGSNQPLAINLDYLRLRPKSSSNERLGTDSNLQPALNQDSDPNQWPSIDLVCRQCWYDDYNLGLVQAHTSTYEGGLYLRQLEIISAAAQIKASGDWILNGRTQRSSLEFKVYSPELGQLLTSFGYRANIIGGETEIDVAADWPGSPTSLTSELSSERLNGTVQLKVGKGRLLSVESGPGQSPNILNVSAFHRRLPLDFSDVFGEGLPFDQIEGGLSFNQGDLYFNKFIIEGPMAQVRANGKIGFGSQNYNSKQTIRVAPSLPLVGSMVGGPIGLGVGTILMLTDKLIDKIFGAQFGQLMAYYYQVSGSLPKPAKQ is encoded by the coding sequence ATGTCTATGGTCTCTATTTGCCGCCGCTATTTTTTTATAATTTTAGGGATATTAACCGGTTGTATCCTACTTGCGGGAGGCGCACTATGGGCAGTCATAGACAATAACCCAGTGATGGCATCCCGCTGGTTGAGCACTTTTCTAAACCAAGAAGCCCATATTGATGCTATTGATCTACGATGGGAGGGATTTAGACCTCAATTAAAATTAACAAATATACGTATAACAGATTTAAAAACAAGACGGCAGCTACTAGCGTTTAAAGAAATTTCCTTTGCTGCCGGATCTGCTGCTAAGGATAAATCACAGCACGTTATTATCACCGGAGGGCAGCTTATAATAGAACAAAAACCAGAAGGATGTTTTCGTATCCTTGGTTTGCAGAACTTGAACACCCCTTGCTCCCATCATTCTTATCCCCCTTGGTGGTTATCTAAATTTGATCAATTAGCTTTAGTAGATATTATTATTCTCTGGAACGCTCTAGGCTTAGAGGGAAAGCCTATGGGTCTAAAGATAGAGAGCCTGCGTTTGGTTAATAACGAAGATATTTATCGAATTGAAGGATCAGCAATCTTATCTAAGGGGCTTGGTAAGAGAATTAAGATCAAAGCAAAATTCGATGGTAAAGAGATCCAAGATCCTAAAAGTGGCCTCCTATATGTTAAAGGGGAAGGCTTACAATTGGAACCATGGCAAGCCTATAGCTTCTTTAATGGACTACATTTTACTCGAGGTACGGGTGATTTGGAGTTAACACTACGTTGGGATAAAGCTGCTTTGCGTCAATCGTTAGTTAAGTTTGACTGGAAGGAGCTAGGTATTTCTGGAAATAGTCAAGCTGTTGGTATTGCTAATAAAATCTCTTTTCAGCAGTTGACAGGCGTTGCTCATTACCAGCAGCTCACAAAAGGATGGTCGATTACAGTCCCTCGCCTTTCAGTAATCCGAGGTAATCAAGCTTGGCCACCGACCTCATTGCAAATTAAGGTAGAAAAAGATCCAATCCTGAAGTTACAGGGTCAGTTTAAATTTCTACGTCTCCAAGATATTATTCCTATATACCAACTGGGTGCCCAGACAGATTCTCGATTAAGCTTATTACTAGCAAAAATTCAACCAGCAGGAGATCTACGGGATATCAAAATAATTCTACCGTTTGGAGAGACACAAGCAAAAGATTGGGAGATTTTTGCTACGGCAGAGAATTTTGGGACTCAGCCTTGGCAGCATTGGTTAGGTTGTCAAGGCTTATCGTTTAAGCTGCAGCTGGCAGGTGGTTCAGGACAGTTGCATATGGATAGTCATAATGCTCGATTGTTCAGTAATTATTTAGAGCAACCCGTAGCGTTGAATACTTTTCAAGGGAAAGTGATTTGGCGGCTAAAGAACGGGGGTTGGCAGATCTTAGGAGATAATATTCAGCTGCAAAATCAAGATTTAGCCTTAGCTGGATCGTTACAGCTTAATAAAGGTTCAGGGGAAAATACCCCTTATTTAGATCTATCTTTGATACTACAAGAGATGAATCTAACTACTTTATCTAAGTATCTTCCGGCAAGTATCATGAAGCCTCACTTAGTGCAGTGGCTGGATCAGGCATTTCTTAGTGGCCAGATAAAAACAGGCAGTCTTCTATTTCAAGGGCCTGTAGATTATTTTTCTTCCGATAGAACTCAGGGGCAATTTACAGCAGATTTAGATTTATCTGGGGTGACGTTACATTATAGTGATCAGTGGCCGGTGTTTAAGCAGATAGATGGCCATTTTCATAGTGATGGTCAAAAGATTATCGTTAATGTAGCTAGAGGTAAGTTATTTAATGCCAACATAATGGGCATTACTGCGGAGATTACTGATCTAAGTGGGAACGTTGTCCCTTTAAAGGCGGTAGGCCAAGCTCTAGGAGATTCAAGGGATGTCCGTGATTTTATCCAGCAAAGTCCTTTAAAGGAAGAATATGGTGGGTTTATTGAACGCGTAGAAGTGCATGGGAATACCCATATAAATTTAAGCCTAGGATTAGCTATAAGAGGGGATGCAAGACATCCTAAGGTAGATGGAGAATTGGTTTTTACTGATGCTTATTTACGTCAGCTAGAAAATCTTCGCTTAGAATTTACAGCAATTCGGGGTGGATTACACTTTACTGAGAAAAAACTAGTCTCAAAAAACTTGACTGGTCAGCTTCTTGGCCGGCCAGTTAAAGCAGATCTTTCCAGTTTGCCTGGAAAATCTGGGAGCGATGGTAGGGTTGAGCTAAGTCTTAGTGGCCGTATGGAAGCGCAAGCGCTAGCAAAAAAATGGTTTTCATCTTGGTCACCTTGGTTACAAGGCAGCGCTAATTTTACTACAAAAATGATATTACAGAATGGTAAAAAATTTGCGGTTACGATGGCGCAGGTGAGCTCTGATTTAAAGGGGATTAAAGTAACGTTACCCCCACCGCTGGAAAAGCCGGCTGATCAGGTACAAAAGCTATTTTTAGAGATTTATGAGCCTATTGAAGATAAAAGAAGATTTGAAATAGCCTATGGAGAAAAGCTGCAGGGGATATTTGAAGCTGAAGATGGAGAGCTGCTTGATCCCATAAGAGGGGAGATACGGGTTGGCGGAGATCCCCCTCTACTGCCTGATCAAGGCGTTCAGCTTGTAGGCGTATTGCCTAATCTTTTGGTAGATGCTTGGCAGCAAGTGCTAATAAAAGTTGCTCAGGCAGGTTCTATGGGAAATAAGCTCAAGGCTATTATTCTACAGGCAGATCAGGCTGAGCTATTTGGGTGGCATTTTAAGAAGATCATCATAAAGGCAAATAGATCCTTGGCTCACCACTGGCAGGCTCAGGTTACTGCTCCTAATTTGAGGGGAGTTATAACTATACCTGATACTGGATCAAATCAGCCTTTAGCAATAAATTTGGATTATTTACGCTTACGTCCAAAATCATCATCTAATGAGCGCCTAGGTACGGACTCTAATTTGCAACCTGCTCTTAATCAGGATAGCGATCCTAATCAATGGCCTTCTATTGATCTGGTATGCCGCCAATGCTGGTATGATGACTATAATTTAGGTTTAGTACAGGCCCATACCAGTACCTATGAAGGAGGGTTATATTTAAGGCAATTGGAAATTATATCGGCAGCTGCACAGATTAAAGCTAGTGGAGATTGGATACTTAATGGAAGAACTCAGCGCTCTTCTTTAGAGTTTAAAGTATATAGCCCAGAGCTTGGGCAATTATTGACGAGTTTTGGCTACCGAGCCAATATTATTGGCGGGGAAACGGAAATTGATGTTGCGGCTGATTGGCCGGGTTCGCCTACATCACTAACCTCTGAGCTATCCTCTGAACGGTTAAATGGTACTGTGCAGCTGAAAGTAGGTAAAGGGCGTCTGCTAAGTGTAGAGTCTGGGCCAGGCCAATCGCCTAATATATTGAACGTTTCGGCTTTTCACCGGCGATTACCACTAGATTTTAGCGATGTTTTTGGTGAAGGTCTTCCTTTCGATCAGATTGAAGGCGGTTTATCTTTTAACCAAGGGGATCTTTATTTTAACAAATTTATTATAGAAGGCCCGATGGCTCAGGTTCGAGCAAATGGAAAGATCGGTTTTGGATCTCAAAATTATAATTCTAAGCAAACTATAAGGGTAGCTCCGAGCCTACCTTTAGTTGGTTCGATGGTTGGTGGGCCTATAGGTCTAGGTGTGGGTACTATTCTAATGCTAACTGATAAATTAATCGATAAGATATTTGGAGCTCAGTTTGGACAGTTGATGGCTTATTATTATCAGGTCTCAGGTTCTTTACCTAAACCGGCAAAGCAGTGA
- a CDS encoding carbon-nitrogen hydrolase family protein, whose translation MSIVAAIQMASGPNVGANLLEAERLITQAAAEGANLVVLPENFALMGEKDGSLLSIVEEEGTGPLQSFLAQQAARNKLWLVGGTIPLRAIATSKVRAACLLFDANGKCVARYDKFHLFDVVLPGGEERYCESLTIEPGQNIVVADTPFGQIGLAICYDLRFPELFRALVEQGMEVLVLPSAFTAITGKAHWEPLVRARAIENLCYVVAAGQGGFHISGRTTYGDSMIVDPWGVVLARLPRGSGVITAELDSDRLHNTRRNFPAIEHRRFTCKLVG comes from the coding sequence GTGAGTATTGTTGCCGCTATTCAAATGGCATCTGGCCCTAATGTAGGGGCTAATTTATTAGAGGCAGAACGGCTTATCACTCAAGCGGCTGCTGAAGGAGCGAATTTAGTTGTACTTCCAGAAAATTTTGCTTTAATGGGAGAAAAAGATGGATCTTTGCTAAGTATTGTAGAAGAGGAAGGTACTGGCCCTCTTCAGAGTTTTTTAGCGCAGCAAGCAGCAAGAAATAAACTTTGGTTGGTAGGTGGTACTATTCCATTACGGGCTATTGCAACGAGTAAGGTTCGTGCTGCATGTTTGCTTTTTGATGCCAATGGCAAGTGTGTAGCCCGTTATGATAAATTTCATTTATTTGATGTTGTTCTTCCTGGGGGAGAGGAAAGATACTGCGAATCTTTAACTATAGAGCCTGGGCAAAATATAGTAGTTGCTGATACTCCTTTTGGGCAGATAGGGCTTGCAATCTGCTATGATTTACGTTTTCCGGAGCTGTTTCGCGCTTTAGTGGAGCAAGGAATGGAAGTTCTAGTTTTACCGTCAGCGTTTACTGCAATTACAGGTAAGGCGCATTGGGAGCCTTTAGTACGAGCACGTGCTATTGAAAATCTCTGCTATGTTGTGGCTGCGGGTCAAGGTGGCTTTCATATTAGTGGGCGTACAACTTATGGAGATAGCATGATTGTTGATCCTTGGGGTGTGGTATTAGCCCGACTTCCTCGAGGCTCTGGGGTGATCACCGCTGAATTGGATTCTGATCGATTGCATAATACTCGCCGTAATTTTCCTGCCATCGAACATCGACGTTTTACTTGTAAATTAGTCGGATAG
- a CDS encoding tRNA (5-methylaminomethyl-2-thiouridylate)-methyltransferase, translating to MKKQRKAVALISGGLDSMLAAKVMLAQGIHIEGINFFTGFCVEGHTHAIRNKDKSRTKRNNALWVAEQLGIKLHIVDVITEYKKVVLNPKHGYGANLNPCLDCKSFMVAKALTWMREQNFDFIVTGEVVGQRPKSQRSDTMKIVTQESGAGDLLLRPLCARNLSPTVPEREGWVNRDKLYDFSGRSRKPQMALAAYFGIENYAQPAGGCCFLTDASYTAKLNDLWRARHTRDYDLDDIMLLKVGRHLRPQPHFKLIIARDEGESNYLEGYAKEFIHLRTLSHSGPLALIDGDPKEEDLILASQLVARFSQGREALQVQITVAHPNKAVRMLEVTPLASESIPQEWYV from the coding sequence ATGAAGAAACAGCGTAAAGCCGTAGCCCTGATTTCAGGAGGATTGGATTCCATGCTTGCTGCTAAGGTTATGCTGGCGCAAGGTATCCATATAGAAGGAATCAATTTTTTCACTGGGTTTTGTGTGGAAGGGCATACACACGCTATTCGTAATAAAGATAAAAGCCGAACTAAGCGTAATAATGCATTATGGGTGGCCGAGCAACTAGGTATTAAGCTGCATATAGTTGATGTGATTACTGAATATAAAAAAGTAGTTCTCAATCCAAAACATGGCTACGGGGCTAACCTTAATCCTTGTTTGGATTGTAAATCTTTCATGGTAGCTAAAGCGCTGACGTGGATGAGAGAGCAAAATTTTGATTTTATCGTAACGGGTGAGGTTGTAGGTCAGCGGCCTAAATCACAGCGATCAGATACCATGAAAATTGTAACCCAAGAGTCTGGTGCAGGTGATTTATTATTACGGCCGCTTTGTGCTAGAAATTTATCTCCTACTGTTCCAGAACGTGAAGGATGGGTTAACCGGGATAAACTTTATGATTTTAGCGGTCGTTCGCGTAAACCACAAATGGCGCTTGCTGCGTATTTTGGAATTGAAAACTACGCGCAACCTGCGGGAGGCTGTTGTTTTCTAACAGATGCTAGTTATACAGCTAAGCTGAATGATTTATGGCGAGCACGTCATACTCGGGACTACGATTTGGATGATATTATGTTGCTTAAGGTGGGGCGGCACCTTCGACCACAGCCTCATTTTAAACTTATTATCGCTCGTGATGAGGGGGAGAGTAATTATCTGGAGGGATACGCTAAAGAGTTTATTCATTTGCGAACTCTCAGTCATAGCGGCCCACTAGCATTAATTGATGGAGATCCAAAAGAGGAGGATCTTATCTTAGCCAGTCAATTAGTAGCACGCTTTAGTCAAGGACGGGAAGCATTACAAGTGCAGATAACTGTAGCCCATCCAAATAAAGCAGTGCGGATGCTGGAAGTCACCCCTCTTGCTAGTGAATCTATACCCCAAGAGTGGTACGTTTAA
- a CDS encoding sulfurtransferase TusA family protein produces MHTLDARNLLCPLPVIRTQQKVSELMPGDILEVICTDPGVLNDIPAWCRINGHHVLEATEWGREVRIRLEVNKLTT; encoded by the coding sequence ATGCATACTTTAGATGCACGGAATTTACTATGCCCGCTACCTGTCATCCGAACTCAGCAGAAAGTGAGCGAGCTAATGCCAGGGGATATACTGGAAGTCATCTGTACCGATCCTGGAGTGTTAAACGATATCCCTGCTTGGTGTCGGATTAATGGCCATCATGTGCTTGAAGCTACTGAATGGGGTCGAGAAGTACGGATACGTTTAGAGGTGAATAAACTAACTACATAA
- the glnA gene encoding glutamate--ammonia ligase, producing the protein MAIDDILKMIKEEEVKFVDFRFTDTRGKEQHLSTPAYRLDKEIFRDGKMFDGSSIAGWRVVHDSDMILMPDPETAVIDPFMEDKTLVLRCDIMEPATLQGYSRDPRSIAKRAEIYLKSTGIADTAYFGPEPEFFVLDDVRWGVDMSGAFYKIDAEESHWNSQRVYERGNIGHRPSIKGGYFPVPPVDSLQDLRSTMCLIMEQMGLPVEVHHHESATAGQCEIGTQFNTLVRRADELQILKYVVLNVAHSFGKTATFMPKPLVGDNGSGMHVHQSLEKNGENLFSGSKYGGLSEIALYYIGGIIKHARALNAFTNASTNSYKRLVPGFEAPVLLAYSARNRSASIRIPYVTSPKARRIEVRFPDATANPYFAFAAMLMAGLDGIQNQIHPGDPMDKNLYDLPPEEMKDIPTVCLSLEHALEALDRDRGFLKEGEVFTNDAIDAYISLKMEDVTRLRMTTHPIEFDMYYSS; encoded by the coding sequence ATGGCCATTGATGATATTTTAAAAATGATTAAAGAAGAGGAGGTAAAATTTGTTGATTTCCGCTTTACGGATACTAGAGGGAAAGAACAGCATCTCTCTACGCCTGCTTATAGATTAGATAAGGAAATATTTAGGGACGGTAAGATGTTTGATGGTTCCTCTATTGCGGGGTGGAGGGTAGTTCATGATTCAGATATGATTTTAATGCCAGATCCTGAGACAGCGGTTATTGATCCTTTTATGGAAGATAAAACCTTAGTGTTACGCTGCGATATTATGGAGCCCGCTACTCTCCAAGGCTATAGCCGTGATCCTCGCTCTATTGCAAAGCGAGCTGAAATTTATTTGAAATCTACCGGTATTGCAGATACTGCTTACTTTGGCCCAGAGCCTGAGTTTTTTGTATTAGATGATGTCCGTTGGGGCGTTGATATGTCTGGGGCTTTTTATAAGATTGACGCTGAAGAATCCCACTGGAATTCTCAACGGGTTTATGAGAGGGGAAATATTGGGCATCGGCCTAGCATTAAAGGGGGTTATTTTCCAGTACCTCCGGTAGATTCCTTACAGGATCTTCGCTCTACTATGTGCCTTATTATGGAGCAAATGGGTTTACCTGTAGAAGTACATCATCACGAATCAGCTACAGCGGGACAATGTGAGATTGGAACTCAGTTTAATACGCTTGTACGCCGAGCGGATGAATTACAGATTCTAAAATACGTTGTGTTAAATGTAGCCCACTCTTTTGGTAAAACGGCTACTTTTATGCCTAAGCCTTTAGTAGGAGATAATGGTAGTGGTATGCATGTCCATCAATCTTTAGAGAAAAATGGGGAAAATCTTTTCTCTGGGAGTAAGTATGGTGGTTTATCTGAAATTGCTTTGTACTACATAGGGGGTATTATTAAGCATGCCCGAGCGTTAAATGCTTTTACCAATGCTTCAACTAACTCGTATAAACGCTTAGTACCTGGTTTTGAAGCACCAGTATTATTAGCTTATTCGGCCCGCAATCGATCCGCCTCAATTCGGATACCCTATGTTACCAGCCCCAAAGCGCGACGTATTGAGGTTCGATTTCCTGACGCAACTGCTAATCCTTATTTTGCCTTTGCTGCTATGCTTATGGCCGGACTTGATGGTATTCAAAATCAAATCCATCCTGGGGATCCTATGGACAAAAATCTTTATGACTTACCCCCAGAAGAGATGAAGGATATTCCTACGGTTTGTTTATCTCTTGAGCACGCTTTGGAAGCGCTAGATCGAGATCGGGGATTCCTCAAGGAAGGAGAAGTATTTACGAATGATGCTATTGATGCTTATATCTCACTCAAGATGGAAGATGTGACTCGCCTGCGAATGACGACGCACCCTATTGAATTTGATATGTATTATAGTAGTTAA
- a CDS encoding DUF4124 domain-containing protein, which produces MPIIFLLLSLISLVTTGDIYKYTHPDGTVEYSDQPKRGAIETELRLPRVYAPLQPKDKDKAAHEETPPLPPQAVPSYRVSIVTPHNEVTIRENRGNVEVVLQVQPPPEADSGYTLQLLLDGRAVSKPQNRLRYPLTDIDRGVHTLQAGLFDPSRILVAKSDLITFYMQRMSILFHNTGTNNPGGVQMAPRAPQMPKMPGPPNSGGAVPP; this is translated from the coding sequence ATGCCTATAATTTTTCTTTTACTTAGTTTGATATCGCTTGTTACAACAGGGGATATCTATAAGTATACCCATCCAGATGGAACAGTTGAATATTCCGATCAACCAAAAAGAGGTGCTATAGAAACGGAGTTAAGATTACCTCGGGTCTATGCCCCATTACAACCTAAAGATAAAGACAAAGCTGCTCATGAAGAAACGCCGCCCTTACCACCTCAAGCCGTACCTTCTTATCGGGTTAGTATTGTGACTCCTCATAACGAAGTTACTATAAGAGAGAATAGGGGTAATGTAGAGGTAGTACTTCAGGTGCAACCGCCCCCTGAAGCTGATTCTGGCTATACGCTCCAGCTTTTATTAGATGGGAGAGCGGTAAGTAAGCCGCAGAATCGTCTTAGATATCCATTAACAGATATAGATCGCGGGGTTCATACGTTACAAGCTGGGTTATTTGATCCATCAAGAATACTAGTAGCAAAATCTGATTTAATTACCTTTTATATGCAGCGTATGTCCATATTATTTCATAATACTGGCACTAACAATCCTGGAGGTGTACAGATGGCACCCAGAGCACCTCAAATGCCAAAAATGCCGGGGCCTCCTAACTCTGGCGGCGCTGTTCCTCCATAG
- the mutM gene encoding bifunctional DNA-formamidopyrimidine glycosylase/DNA-(apurinic or apyrimidinic site) lyase, producing MPELPEVETTRSGIEPHIVKYQIRTILIREPRLRWTVPAFLPQRLVGQYILSVQRRGKYLLLNCSQGTIILHLGMSGNLRIVPTNTPPKRHDHVDIILNNDNCLRFHDPRRFGAILWTEENPLYHPLLKSLGLEPMDPSFNGYYLSQKSNGKRSTIKTFIMNNQIVVGVGNIYANEALFQANIHPQRIVSQISLARYQILAEAIKTILSKAIQAGGTTLRDFLNSDGNPGYFSHQLKVYGRATHPCFICGSPIRLDRIGQRSSYYCSQCQY from the coding sequence GTGCCCGAACTACCAGAGGTTGAAACCACCCGTAGTGGCATCGAACCGCATATAGTAAAATACCAAATACGCACCATTCTAATTCGAGAGCCACGCTTACGCTGGACAGTTCCTGCGTTTTTACCTCAACGTTTAGTGGGTCAATATATCCTATCTGTACAGCGACGAGGTAAATATCTCCTATTAAATTGCTCTCAAGGCACTATTATTCTCCACTTAGGTATGTCTGGTAATTTACGTATTGTACCGACTAATACACCACCGAAAAGACATGATCACGTCGATATCATCTTAAATAATGATAATTGCTTACGCTTTCATGATCCTCGCCGTTTTGGGGCAATACTCTGGACCGAAGAAAATCCTTTATACCACCCATTACTAAAATCCTTAGGATTAGAACCTATGGATCCTTCATTTAATGGCTATTATCTATCCCAGAAATCTAATGGCAAGCGTAGTACAATCAAAACCTTTATTATGAATAATCAAATAGTGGTAGGAGTTGGAAACATTTATGCTAATGAAGCATTATTTCAAGCTAATATCCATCCTCAGCGAATAGTAAGCCAAATTAGCTTGGCCCGTTACCAGATTTTGGCTGAAGCTATTAAAACAATATTATCTAAAGCCATTCAAGCTGGTGGAACAACCTTACGAGATTTTTTAAATAGCGATGGTAATCCGGGTTATTTTTCCCACCAACTGAAAGTCTACGGTCGTGCAACCCATCCGTGCTTTATTTGTGGTAGCCCTATCCGCTTAGACCGTATTGGTCAACGATCAAGCTACTATTGTAGCCAATGTCAATATTAG
- a CDS encoding DUF4340 domain-containing protein, with the protein MHTRTLLNLALTAIVIVLGLVFFYEPGSKADSPPLTSISSDKIEAIRVIHNESHEEIHLERKEGKWLLTAPIHGPANMLVVKTLLDVAKTKSYSHYPVQNLDLTKLGLSSPKNRLYLNDLAIDFGVTAPLNQNRYVLLADTVHLIDNTAFHTITSAAPKFLDPALLPDHHPISRLQIPQVTISNGNPNVNPKNVITLYQKEGQWVAEGIGIDNPPSSETIATLINAWQQYTVQQIGLKGDKTVLATIEIEQKGASPIHLDLLSDLPQLVLVRSDFGVQYNLPAPAWKTLFELPQGDSGNNKLSSDNKK; encoded by the coding sequence ATGCATACGCGTACCTTACTTAATCTGGCTCTGACAGCTATTGTTATCGTCTTAGGGCTGGTATTTTTCTATGAGCCTGGCTCTAAGGCAGATTCGCCCCCGCTTACTTCAATAAGCTCCGATAAGATTGAAGCTATTCGGGTTATCCATAATGAATCACATGAGGAAATTCACTTAGAGCGCAAAGAAGGAAAATGGCTCCTTACTGCCCCTATCCACGGTCCAGCTAATATGTTAGTGGTTAAAACCCTGTTAGACGTGGCTAAAACTAAAAGCTATAGCCATTATCCTGTGCAAAACCTAGATCTAACTAAATTGGGTTTAAGTTCTCCTAAAAACCGTTTATACCTAAATGATTTGGCTATTGATTTTGGCGTAACTGCACCTCTAAACCAAAATCGCTATGTTTTACTAGCAGATACCGTCCACCTCATTGATAATACTGCTTTTCATACCATTACTTCAGCAGCTCCTAAATTTCTCGATCCAGCATTACTACCAGATCATCACCCTATTAGCAGACTGCAGATCCCTCAGGTTACCATCAGTAATGGTAATCCAAATGTCAACCCTAAAAACGTTATTACTCTATACCAAAAAGAAGGTCAATGGGTTGCTGAGGGTATAGGTATAGATAATCCACCCTCTAGTGAAACAATTGCTACCTTAATAAACGCATGGCAGCAGTATACAGTACAACAAATAGGCCTTAAAGGAGATAAAACAGTATTGGCTACTATCGAAATAGAACAAAAAGGGGCCTCTCCAATTCATCTTGATCTTCTTTCAGATTTGCCGCAATTAGTACTAGTGCGATCAGATTTCGGTGTTCAATATAATCTCCCCGCCCCTGCATGGAAAACGCTATTCGAGCTGCCGCAAGGCGATAGTGGTAACAATAAATTATCTAGTGATAATAAAAAATAA